Proteins from a genomic interval of Flammeovirgaceae bacterium SG7u.111:
- a CDS encoding glycoside hydrolase family 30 protein, translating to MKTFFIFFALGFFGFAAFGQETNSVSVYTTAKDTDLRLSSTGNYKLEKASQPLETEIAVFINPNKQFQEFIGIGGAITDASAEVFAKLSPDNQKKLLEAYYGDKGIDYSLLRTTIHSCDFSPGSYTYIEEGDKELKTFDISHDKKYRIPMIKKAMKKAGNDLLFYASPWSPPAFMKGKKDMLKGGTLLPEYYQAWANYYVKFIEAYEKEDMELWGVTIQNEPMATQTWESCVYTAEDERDFLKNYLGPTFEKAGLGDKNIVVWDHNRDLIVNRANTIFGDPEAAKYAWGIGFHWYETWTGAEPNFDNLGIVKENFPDKNLLFTEGCNEKFDVAKYQFWPNAERYGKSMINDFNKGTVGWTDWNILLDQNGGPNHVGNFCFAPIHADTDKDELIFTPSYYYIGHFSKFIRPAAKRVSTAPSRSTLEATSFLNKNGGLVTVVMNETDETIRYKVVVNSTQTEIEIPARAIQTLVFAGK from the coding sequence ATGAAGACATTTTTCATCTTTTTCGCTTTAGGATTTTTTGGGTTTGCCGCCTTTGGGCAGGAGACCAACTCTGTAAGCGTTTACACCACGGCAAAGGACACGGACTTACGGCTTTCTTCCACTGGCAACTACAAGCTTGAAAAGGCTAGCCAGCCACTTGAAACGGAAATAGCTGTTTTTATCAACCCAAATAAGCAATTTCAAGAATTCATAGGGATAGGAGGGGCTATTACCGATGCCTCTGCCGAAGTTTTTGCCAAGCTTTCACCGGACAATCAGAAAAAATTATTGGAGGCTTATTATGGGGATAAGGGAATCGATTATTCCCTCCTTCGTACCACTATCCATAGCTGCGATTTCAGCCCAGGAAGCTATACCTACATAGAAGAAGGCGACAAAGAACTCAAAACGTTCGATATTTCCCACGACAAGAAATATCGGATTCCGATGATCAAAAAAGCAATGAAAAAAGCGGGGAACGATTTGCTTTTTTATGCCAGCCCGTGGAGTCCGCCAGCGTTTATGAAAGGAAAAAAAGATATGCTAAAAGGGGGTACGCTACTTCCCGAATACTACCAAGCATGGGCTAATTATTACGTAAAATTCATTGAAGCCTACGAAAAAGAGGACATGGAGCTTTGGGGCGTAACCATCCAAAATGAGCCGATGGCTACACAAACCTGGGAATCGTGCGTGTACACTGCCGAAGATGAACGTGACTTCCTCAAAAACTACTTAGGCCCAACGTTTGAAAAAGCGGGATTGGGCGACAAGAATATCGTAGTTTGGGATCATAACCGCGATTTGATCGTAAATCGGGCTAACACCATTTTTGGAGACCCTGAAGCTGCTAAATATGCTTGGGGAATAGGTTTCCACTGGTACGAAACATGGACTGGGGCAGAGCCAAACTTCGATAACTTGGGGATAGTAAAAGAGAATTTTCCAGATAAAAATCTGCTTTTTACCGAAGGGTGCAACGAGAAATTTGATGTGGCGAAGTACCAATTCTGGCCCAATGCCGAACGCTACGGAAAATCGATGATCAACGATTTCAATAAGGGGACAGTTGGCTGGACAGATTGGAACATTTTGCTAGATCAAAATGGCGGACCAAACCATGTAGGCAACTTTTGCTTTGCTCCCATCCATGCCGATACCGACAAGGACGAACTGATCTTTACCCCTTCGTATTATTACATTGGTCATTTCTCCAAATTCATTCGCCCAGCGGCAAAAAGAGTGAGCACGGCGCCAAGTAGAAGCACGCTTGAAGCGACTTCCTTTCTGAATAAAAATGGCGGATTGGTCACGGTGGTGATGAATGAGACCGATGAAACAATAAGGTACAAAGTAGTTGTGAACTCAACACAAACAGAGATAGAAATACCGGCTCGGGCTATCCAAACACTTGTGTTTGCTGGAAAATAA
- a CDS encoding TonB-dependent receptor — MEMKTTGYKTTSPLLRNWWGKCTILIFFQLISFTLQAQNQQVTGTVTDSNGEAIPGVNILIKGTSSGTSSNIDGKYSINLPEGSSGILLYSYIGMKTKEVEVGTQTTIDVQLIEDLLMLKELVVVGYGTQDRKAVTGSVSVVGEEIMDSRPNTQVGSLIQGKVAGVQVLVSSGKPSQGISMRIRGTNSINAGSEPLYVVDGVPTTDTRSINPADIESMSVLKDASAAAIYGAQGANGVVLITTKSGSSEKPQVSFNAYGGFSEVWNTQKVLNGEQYRDLMTEMGLSTNWDLYTANTDWQNEIFQRGYTQNYQLSLSGKSNKTNYYLSGGYTANQGAVRSSEMNRANFKINLDQEVNEWLKIGTRVSYTDYSDVDVNDNAAVNQGGVLLGVLSTPPVIGIYNDNGTFTSNPFQDWENPVSSTDGSIRGFNNKRFLGNLYAELTLLEGLKFKTNLGIDNNTDKYDYFLDPYRTSYGRALVGQAIVTQNNNSYYIFDNTLSYDKTLKNHNFQVLVGSVIQKYHWQNSSIERRNFASDAIITPNGGSEITSASATESEKANTSFIGRVNYAFSDKYLLTANMRMDGSSVFGPNKRWGFFPSFSAGWRISSESFLENVEVISDLKIRAGWGIVGNDQIGTYAYLGKAGTGANYPIGGSIMPGSYPASIENQSLKWEESEQTNIGIDLGILNDRVEFTVDAYLKQTNDLLLNAPLPKSTGYDNAIQNIGSLENRGIEFNINSVNVDKEVRWNTNFNLSINRNKVTDLVGQEIYVGSIAGRGDAIQVKEGSPLGSIYGYVWGGVDPETGNAYYINKDGESTFDPTPEDRKVIGNANPDFIYGMTNTVSYKNFTLSLFLQGSQGNEMLNATRIETEGMTDAKSQTIAVLDRWRQPGDITNIPKSSFGNTNNSRISTRFVEDASYLRIKTLSLGYDLPASILEKVKMSSARIYATGENLLTLTNYTGFDPEVNAFGSSNTTMGIDFGTYPQTRSYILGLNVSF, encoded by the coding sequence ATGGAAATGAAAACTACGGGTTACAAGACCACGTCTCCGCTCCTCCGCAATTGGTGGGGCAAGTGCACTATACTGATATTCTTTCAGTTAATTTCATTCACTCTCCAGGCGCAAAACCAGCAAGTAACAGGAACGGTTACTGACAGCAATGGAGAAGCCATACCAGGTGTAAATATCTTAATAAAAGGGACATCCTCAGGAACTTCATCAAACATAGATGGGAAATACAGCATCAACCTCCCTGAAGGAAGTTCTGGGATTTTGCTGTATAGCTACATCGGGATGAAAACCAAGGAAGTAGAAGTAGGAACGCAAACAACCATTGATGTTCAGCTCATAGAAGACTTGCTCATGTTGAAAGAGCTGGTGGTAGTTGGCTACGGCACACAAGATAGAAAAGCTGTAACAGGCTCGGTAAGTGTAGTGGGCGAAGAAATAATGGATTCGAGACCGAACACGCAAGTGGGTTCACTTATCCAAGGGAAAGTAGCTGGTGTGCAAGTACTGGTTTCTTCGGGCAAGCCTTCCCAAGGCATAAGTATGAGGATCAGGGGAACAAACTCCATCAATGCTGGTAGCGAGCCCTTGTATGTAGTAGATGGCGTACCCACCACCGATACTCGCTCAATCAACCCTGCTGACATTGAAAGCATGTCTGTGTTGAAAGATGCTTCAGCTGCTGCAATTTATGGTGCACAAGGCGCCAACGGTGTAGTTTTGATCACGACCAAAAGCGGTTCATCTGAAAAACCCCAAGTATCATTTAATGCATATGGCGGTTTTTCCGAAGTATGGAATACGCAAAAGGTGCTTAATGGCGAGCAATACCGCGACCTAATGACAGAAATGGGACTCAGCACCAACTGGGACCTTTATACGGCAAATACCGATTGGCAAAATGAGATTTTCCAAAGAGGATATACTCAAAACTATCAACTGTCGCTTTCGGGCAAGTCGAATAAAACTAATTACTACCTATCGGGAGGCTATACTGCCAACCAAGGGGCGGTTCGAAGTTCTGAAATGAACAGGGCAAACTTTAAAATCAACCTTGACCAAGAAGTAAACGAGTGGTTGAAAATTGGAACAAGAGTTTCTTACACCGATTATAGCGATGTAGATGTCAACGATAATGCGGCTGTAAACCAAGGTGGTGTTTTGCTTGGCGTGCTTTCAACCCCTCCAGTTATTGGGATTTACAATGACAACGGAACGTTTACAAGCAACCCGTTTCAAGATTGGGAAAACCCTGTATCTAGCACGGACGGCTCTATAAGAGGTTTTAACAACAAGAGATTCTTAGGAAACCTCTATGCAGAACTCACCCTTTTGGAAGGGCTTAAATTCAAAACCAACCTTGGGATAGACAACAATACTGACAAATACGATTACTTCCTCGACCCTTATAGAACCTCGTACGGAAGAGCATTGGTTGGGCAAGCCATTGTTACACAAAACAATAACTCTTACTACATTTTCGACAACACGCTTTCTTACGACAAAACGCTAAAAAACCATAATTTCCAAGTTTTGGTAGGATCTGTTATCCAAAAATACCACTGGCAAAACAGCAGCATCGAACGAAGAAACTTTGCCAGTGATGCTATCATCACCCCAAATGGCGGGTCTGAAATCACTAGCGCTTCAGCAACTGAATCGGAAAAAGCGAATACCTCTTTCATAGGTAGGGTAAACTACGCATTCAGCGATAAATATTTATTGACTGCCAACATGAGAATGGACGGATCGAGTGTATTCGGTCCAAATAAACGTTGGGGCTTTTTCCCTTCTTTCTCCGCAGGATGGAGGATTTCTAGCGAAAGCTTCTTAGAAAACGTAGAGGTGATCAGTGATCTGAAAATCAGGGCTGGTTGGGGTATTGTAGGAAATGACCAGATTGGAACTTACGCTTACCTAGGCAAGGCAGGAACAGGCGCTAATTACCCAATAGGTGGCTCGATCATGCCCGGCTCTTACCCAGCTTCTATCGAAAACCAATCCCTGAAATGGGAAGAATCGGAACAAACGAACATTGGTATTGACCTTGGCATATTGAACGACCGAGTTGAATTTACGGTAGACGCCTACCTCAAACAAACGAACGACCTTTTGCTCAATGCCCCTCTTCCAAAATCTACTGGCTACGACAACGCTATCCAAAACATAGGCTCATTGGAAAACAGAGGAATTGAATTCAATATCAATTCGGTAAATGTGGATAAGGAAGTACGTTGGAACACCAACTTCAACCTGTCTATCAACAGAAATAAAGTGACCGATCTGGTAGGTCAAGAAATCTATGTTGGTTCAATAGCTGGAAGAGGTGATGCTATCCAAGTGAAAGAAGGTTCTCCACTTGGTTCTATCTATGGCTACGTATGGGGTGGGGTTGATCCTGAAACAGGAAATGCATATTACATCAACAAAGATGGTGAAAGCACTTTTGACCCAACCCCAGAAGACAGGAAAGTGATAGGAAATGCAAACCCTGATTTCATCTACGGCATGACCAACACCGTTAGCTACAAGAATTTCACATTGTCTTTATTCTTGCAAGGTTCACAGGGCAACGAAATGCTGAATGCTACAAGGATTGAAACCGAAGGAATGACCGATGCCAAGAGCCAAACCATCGCCGTGTTAGACAGATGGAGACAACCAGGTGATATCACAAACATCCCAAAATCTAGCTTTGGAAACACCAATAATTCACGGATCTCAACTCGGTTTGTAGAGGATGCTTCTTACTTGAGAATCAAAACCCTATCGCTGGGCTATGACCTTCCAGCTTCTATTCTGGAGAAAGTAAAAATGTCTTCCGCTCGCATCTATGCTACGGGTGAAAACTTGCTGACCCTCACCAACTACACTGGGTTTGACCCAGAAGTGAATGCCTTTGGCAGCAGCAATACGACCATGGGCATAGACTTCGGTACTTATCCGCAAACCAGAAGTTACATCCTTGGGCTAAACGTCTCTTTTTAA
- a CDS encoding SusE domain-containing protein: MKSNILYITLLFSLLFVWSCEEPENMQPEGQWELSNPEALSPASDASITLAEGGAIEFTWSPAVSSAKYGVRYTVVIDSANSADFDSPIVEIVADENGKGLTASISHTELDELLSYACYPANEIANLTWAVKAVSITKEAFSIKNIKVKRFEKELIPTQLYLTGEGTEAGADLSNAMPFRVLNNDQGTPSNKFEIYAQLVGGKNFELVSSVSSQSLQFGGSDGNLIKCGNPIEVEEDGVYRINIDFDANTYSLMKIDYISMVGGPIANGWGGDEPLEYQGRGLFSNKIKLLEEGSFVFRINGDWGYLFKTVLGTTNTVILESEAGDQGAQVEDCYNGSGVGLHTVTLDLSADAYSYTLEQDESAKPITAPETLFLLSENSVIAEFAKDGNTFTYDLYLPLEAGKTYTLNSESDGTGTAYAISSPLGQTDSPDGDKVTGAPDLAEQSGDIAVERDQAYQLTVDFNTKSVNWKYYNLKMFHWSDWDTRNEYLMTYEHPFKFNLTAELTAGHESKFNSPWDLQFGAGASDDASAMEGTMTNSDQSVNFNNISTSGTYDVAIEITSDYSTGTYKISK; encoded by the coding sequence ATGAAAAGCAACATCTTATATATAACACTTTTGTTCTCGCTTCTTTTTGTTTGGAGCTGCGAAGAACCTGAAAATATGCAACCCGAAGGGCAATGGGAATTATCTAACCCTGAGGCTCTTAGCCCAGCATCAGATGCTTCAATAACTTTGGCAGAAGGTGGGGCTATCGAGTTCACTTGGAGTCCTGCAGTTTCTTCTGCAAAATATGGAGTGAGGTACACTGTCGTAATAGATTCGGCAAATTCAGCTGATTTCGATTCACCAATTGTAGAGATTGTAGCAGATGAAAACGGCAAAGGCTTGACTGCCAGCATTAGCCACACTGAGTTAGATGAATTACTTTCTTATGCTTGCTATCCAGCAAATGAAATAGCTAACTTGACTTGGGCAGTAAAAGCGGTTTCTATCACAAAAGAAGCCTTTTCCATCAAAAACATAAAAGTAAAACGCTTTGAGAAAGAGCTAATACCAACCCAATTGTATTTGACAGGTGAAGGGACAGAAGCAGGTGCAGACCTTTCCAATGCGATGCCTTTTAGGGTATTGAACAACGACCAAGGAACTCCTTCTAACAAGTTTGAAATTTATGCTCAACTGGTTGGTGGGAAAAACTTTGAACTTGTAAGTAGCGTGTCTTCCCAAAGTTTGCAGTTTGGAGGAAGCGATGGCAATCTCATAAAATGTGGAAATCCTATAGAAGTTGAAGAAGACGGGGTTTACAGAATAAATATTGATTTTGATGCCAATACGTATTCCCTAATGAAAATAGATTACATCAGTATGGTTGGCGGACCTATTGCCAATGGGTGGGGAGGTGACGAGCCGCTCGAATACCAAGGCAGAGGTCTTTTCTCAAACAAAATCAAATTACTTGAAGAAGGTAGTTTTGTCTTCCGAATCAATGGGGATTGGGGCTATTTATTCAAAACTGTTCTGGGGACTACTAATACGGTCATCCTAGAATCGGAAGCGGGTGACCAAGGTGCTCAAGTGGAAGACTGTTACAACGGTTCAGGAGTAGGTTTGCATACCGTTACCCTCGATCTTTCTGCCGATGCTTACAGCTACACGCTAGAACAAGACGAAAGTGCTAAGCCGATTACAGCGCCAGAAACACTATTCTTGCTTTCAGAAAATAGTGTCATCGCCGAGTTTGCGAAAGATGGAAATACCTTTACTTATGACCTTTATCTCCCACTAGAGGCGGGAAAAACCTACACGCTCAACTCTGAAAGTGACGGGACAGGAACGGCATATGCCATCTCTAGTCCACTTGGGCAAACAGATTCTCCAGATGGCGATAAGGTTACAGGTGCGCCAGATCTTGCCGAGCAAAGTGGCGACATCGCCGTGGAGAGGGACCAAGCTTACCAGCTCACCGTGGACTTTAACACCAAGTCGGTAAACTGGAAATATTACAACCTCAAAATGTTCCATTGGTCAGATTGGGATACAAGAAATGAGTACCTGATGACTTACGAACATCCTTTCAAATTCAATCTTACTGCTGAACTTACCGCAGGCCACGAGTCTAAATTCAACTCGCCTTGGGATCTGCAGTTTGGTGCGGGGGCAAGTGACGATGCTTCTGCAATGGAAGGAACGATGACCAATTCGGATCAAAGTGTAAACTTTAATAACATTTCCACATCAGGCACTTATGATGTAGCAATCGAGATCACAAGTGATTACTCAACAGGTACATACAAAATTTCAAAATAA
- a CDS encoding RagB/SusD family nutrient uptake outer membrane protein — MKFNKYISIAILAFGISSCDNFLDLQPISEETTESAYNKASQIESALTGTYESFQSEYYVWDHVTFSDVRADNYYAGGDNPEVFQADLLTVSPTNSRVFNHWSNLFNAILKANTVIDKVDLVQDPLLSEERRTQIKGEAYFLRAFHYFNLVKLFGGVPLVLEPTKSTDPDVVRLPRSSVEEVYAQIVADLTVAATALPDTYGNDASVNKARATAGAANALLAKVYAQAGQWENALSAIQKVEQSAANYELIDYSHLFDGNHYNNSESILEVQYLGTNEGNYGPQLLLPPSISGDTWRKFVTPSHDLINAYDAEGDDVRKSASILFEEVTWVDEYWGNTSGSTIPFGYKWKNAMGWASTDRPYLLRFGDIILLKAEALNETGKLGEAVVEVDKIRARANLDPLAADKKSSKEVLRMAILNERRLELAQEGHRWDDLVRHNLAVETMNNLVEIDLRTNQPVNYNMTEAKILLPIPQQELDRNPNLTQNPL, encoded by the coding sequence ATGAAATTCAATAAATATATATCTATAGCCATATTGGCGTTTGGCATATCTTCTTGCGATAATTTCCTAGACCTCCAGCCAATATCAGAAGAAACTACAGAAAGCGCTTACAACAAAGCCTCGCAAATAGAAAGCGCCCTTACAGGTACGTATGAATCATTTCAGTCTGAATATTATGTGTGGGATCATGTAACCTTCAGTGATGTCCGTGCAGATAATTACTACGCAGGTGGCGATAATCCTGAAGTGTTCCAAGCCGATTTATTAACCGTTTCCCCTACCAACTCTAGGGTTTTTAACCACTGGTCGAACCTTTTCAATGCGATCTTAAAAGCTAATACCGTAATCGACAAAGTAGATTTAGTGCAAGACCCTTTGCTTTCAGAAGAAAGGCGAACCCAGATAAAAGGCGAAGCTTATTTCCTGAGAGCATTCCATTATTTCAATTTGGTGAAACTTTTTGGAGGTGTTCCTTTGGTGCTTGAGCCAACCAAGTCTACCGATCCGGATGTGGTTCGTCTGCCAAGAAGTTCTGTTGAAGAAGTGTATGCGCAAATCGTTGCCGACCTTACAGTTGCTGCAACAGCCCTTCCAGATACGTATGGCAACGATGCCTCGGTAAACAAAGCGAGGGCAACGGCTGGTGCGGCAAATGCCTTGCTCGCAAAAGTGTATGCTCAAGCGGGCCAGTGGGAAAATGCGTTGAGCGCTATCCAAAAAGTGGAGCAAAGCGCTGCTAACTATGAGTTGATCGATTATTCCCACCTTTTTGATGGAAACCATTACAACAACAGCGAATCAATTTTGGAAGTGCAATATCTCGGCACCAACGAAGGCAACTACGGCCCTCAGTTGCTTTTGCCCCCTTCCATCTCTGGCGATACTTGGAGAAAATTCGTAACGCCATCTCATGACCTCATCAACGCTTATGATGCTGAAGGTGACGACGTAAGAAAAAGTGCAAGTATTCTTTTTGAGGAAGTGACTTGGGTAGATGAATACTGGGGCAACACTAGCGGTAGTACTATTCCTTTTGGTTACAAATGGAAAAATGCAATGGGCTGGGCAAGTACGGACAGACCTTACTTGCTAAGGTTCGGCGATATCATCTTGCTGAAAGCTGAAGCGCTGAACGAAACAGGAAAACTTGGCGAAGCAGTAGTTGAAGTTGATAAAATAAGGGCTCGTGCTAACCTCGACCCGCTTGCTGCCGACAAGAAAAGCTCGAAAGAAGTTTTGCGTATGGCTATTTTGAATGAAAGAAGGTTGGAGCTAGCACAAGAAGGTCATAGATGGGATGATTTGGTTCGCCACAACCTCGCTGTTGAAACTATGAACAATTTAGTGGAAATAGACTTGAGAACCAATCAGCCAGTGAACTACAACATGACAGAGGCGAAAATTTTGCTGCCTATTCCGCAACAAGAGCTTGACAGGAATCCTAACCTTACCCAAAACCCTTTGTAA
- a CDS encoding DUF6377 domain-containing protein produces the protein MNLLKSTTILLLLSLPAVASANREIDSLIQELDKQIALREESKLEKEQKINHLKSLLENDSTTDKQKYLLLNELYHQYEAYQFDGALHFAYASLELAQTINDQNLIYESKLNLAAVLVTSGIYHEPNEIIKSIDPSKLGHDLLVKYYSVYKNLYNQLYFYSPTRSVKEQYVNLYHAYCDSLLAILPESSEQYLDIIETRALDSRNLEEAKKINTLRLSRTSIGLREFSKVAFLRSLIFQVEGDSKQQKKYLILSAISDIKGVTKDNASLTTLAFKLYEDGEIDRAYQYINISVEDAMFYNSKLRSSQIANVLPLISTSYEAKLSEKNNSLERFIIAISVLSIILLIAIIFIWRQIRSVRLAKNISIRANNNLKTINNDLTEANKKLSQLHGDLSDTNHVKEVYIGEFLKICSDYIGKLENQSNHVKKMLVNRKYGELLNELKEEDIRKKEMKEFFKNFDLTFLNIYPHFIEEINKLIDPNDPVSIKNSGFLSTELRVFALIRLGISDSSKIAKVLGTSVTTIYNYRVKMKNRAVVEREKFEEHLLNIG, from the coding sequence ATGAATTTGCTCAAATCAACTACCATTCTTCTACTCCTTTCTCTACCAGCGGTTGCCTCGGCAAACAGAGAGATTGATTCCCTTATCCAAGAACTGGACAAGCAGATTGCCTTAAGAGAGGAGTCTAAGTTAGAGAAAGAGCAAAAAATAAATCACCTCAAAAGCCTACTGGAAAATGATTCTACTACCGACAAGCAAAAATACCTTTTGCTAAACGAACTGTACCACCAATACGAAGCCTACCAGTTTGACGGAGCATTGCACTTTGCCTATGCAAGTCTTGAACTAGCCCAAACCATAAACGACCAGAACCTGATCTACGAAAGCAAACTAAACCTCGCCGCAGTTTTAGTAACATCGGGAATTTACCACGAGCCCAATGAAATCATCAAGTCAATAGATCCTTCTAAGCTTGGACACGACCTTTTGGTCAAGTATTATTCTGTTTACAAAAACCTTTACAACCAACTGTATTTCTATTCTCCTACCCGATCGGTCAAAGAGCAATATGTAAACTTGTACCATGCATATTGCGATTCTTTGCTGGCGATTCTTCCCGAAAGCTCGGAACAATACCTAGATATTATAGAAACAAGGGCACTGGATAGCCGGAACTTAGAAGAGGCAAAAAAAATTAACACATTGCGACTTTCCCGCACAAGCATTGGCTTACGAGAATTTTCTAAGGTTGCCTTTCTTAGGTCGCTTATTTTCCAAGTGGAAGGCGACAGTAAACAGCAGAAGAAATACCTTATTCTTTCTGCTATTTCAGATATAAAAGGAGTAACCAAAGACAATGCATCCCTCACCACCCTTGCATTCAAACTCTATGAAGATGGAGAAATTGATCGTGCCTATCAATACATAAATATATCAGTAGAAGATGCGATGTTTTACAACTCAAAACTTCGTTCTTCCCAAATTGCCAATGTACTTCCCCTCATCTCTACTTCATACGAGGCGAAATTATCGGAAAAGAACAACTCCCTTGAAAGGTTTATTATCGCCATAAGTGTGCTTTCCATCATTTTACTCATTGCTATTATTTTCATCTGGAGGCAAATTAGATCGGTTAGGCTTGCTAAAAACATTAGCATACGGGCGAACAACAACCTCAAAACCATCAACAACGATTTGACGGAAGCAAACAAAAAGCTCAGCCAATTGCATGGAGATCTTTCCGATACCAACCATGTAAAAGAGGTGTATATAGGAGAGTTTCTGAAGATTTGCTCAGACTACATCGGCAAACTAGAAAACCAAAGTAACCATGTGAAGAAGATGTTAGTCAACCGCAAGTATGGCGAGCTCCTCAACGAGTTGAAAGAGGAAGATATTAGGAAGAAAGAAATGAAAGAATTCTTCAAAAACTTCGACCTCACTTTCTTAAACATCTACCCGCATTTTATTGAAGAAATAAACAAACTGATTGATCCCAACGATCCTGTTAGCATCAAGAACTCAGGGTTCCTCAGCACCGAACTTCGAGTCTTCGCCCTCATCCGACTGGGAATTTCCGATAGTTCTAAGATTGCCAAAGTCCTCGGCACTTCCGTCACCACTATTTACAACTACAGGGTAAAGATGAAGAACAGAGCGGTGGTGGAAAGGGAGAAGTTTGAAGAACACCTACTAAATATCGGCTAA
- a CDS encoding glycoside hydrolase family 30 beta sandwich domain-containing protein: MKTKQMTSIIGVFSLYFSMLFCGACSNDDSAEPAPPPPKVEDTSHISVTVTNKSQSFLFSEISNSVSVGSNASNTTLSISTSEVYQEMDGFGYTLTGGSAYHLYNMGSSKRAELLKELFSTEGTGIGVSYLRISIGASDLDAEPFSYNELPDGEEDLNMEKFSIAEDKKYLIPVLKEILAINPAIKILGSPWSPPTWMKTNKSFKGGELKTSHYNAYGLYFVKYIQAMKAEGITIDAVTIQNEPLHPGNNPSLLMEADAQANFIASSLGPKFQEYGISTKIICYDHNADRPDYPIEVFNNTNANPYVDGSAFHLYGGSIDDLSQVHTAFPDKNIYFTEQWVGAGSDFGDNLMWHVKNLIIGAPRNWSKNVLEWNLAANSALEPHTDGGCDQCLGALTIDGNILKRNVAYYIIAHASKYVRPGSVRVKSNSPSDLPNVAYKAPDESIVVVVMNESDQEKKFNLRIEETNEEYIITLPANSVGTIVNKQKDN; encoded by the coding sequence ATGAAAACTAAACAAATGACTAGTATAATAGGGGTGTTTTCTCTTTATTTCAGTATGCTTTTTTGTGGGGCATGTTCAAACGATGACTCAGCGGAACCAGCTCCCCCTCCTCCCAAAGTTGAGGACACTTCACATATTTCGGTAACTGTCACAAACAAATCCCAGAGCTTTCTTTTTTCAGAAATAAGCAACTCGGTTTCTGTGGGAAGCAATGCCTCTAATACTACTTTATCTATCTCGACAAGTGAGGTTTACCAAGAAATGGATGGTTTTGGCTATACGCTCACAGGCGGAAGTGCTTACCACCTTTACAACATGGGCTCTTCCAAAAGAGCTGAGCTTTTGAAAGAGCTTTTCTCTACTGAAGGCACGGGTATAGGGGTGAGTTATTTGCGAATTAGTATTGGAGCTTCAGATCTCGATGCCGAACCGTTTTCCTACAATGAACTTCCTGATGGCGAAGAGGATTTGAACATGGAAAAGTTCAGTATTGCCGAAGACAAAAAATACCTCATTCCTGTATTAAAAGAAATTCTTGCAATCAACCCAGCTATCAAAATATTAGGCTCGCCATGGTCCCCTCCCACATGGATGAAAACTAACAAGTCATTTAAAGGTGGCGAACTAAAAACCAGCCATTATAACGCCTATGGACTTTATTTTGTAAAATACATCCAAGCGATGAAAGCGGAGGGGATTACCATAGATGCCGTTACCATTCAAAATGAACCGCTTCACCCGGGCAATAACCCAAGCCTGCTAATGGAAGCCGATGCGCAAGCCAATTTCATTGCAAGTAGCTTAGGTCCTAAGTTTCAGGAATATGGAATTTCCACCAAAATCATTTGCTATGACCACAATGCGGATAGACCTGACTACCCTATAGAAGTGTTCAATAACACCAATGCTAATCCATACGTGGATGGTTCTGCCTTCCATTTGTACGGAGGTTCTATTGATGATTTGAGCCAAGTCCACACCGCTTTCCCCGATAAGAATATCTACTTTACCGAACAGTGGGTGGGCGCAGGTTCTGATTTTGGCGACAACTTGATGTGGCATGTAAAAAACCTGATAATAGGTGCGCCAAGGAACTGGAGTAAAAATGTGTTAGAATGGAATTTAGCAGCAAATTCCGCTCTTGAGCCTCATACTGATGGAGGCTGTGACCAGTGCCTTGGGGCATTGACCATTGATGGAAATATCCTAAAAAGGAATGTTGCCTATTATATAATTGCCCACGCATCCAAATATGTTCGCCCAGGTTCGGTCAGGGTAAAGTCGAACTCACCAAGTGACCTTCCGAACGTAGCTTACAAAGCCCCTGATGAAAGCATTGTGGTGGTGGTAATGAACGAATCTGATCAAGAGAAAAAATTCAACCTACGCATAGAAGAAACCAACGAAGAGTATATCATAACTCTTCCTGCAAATAGTGTTGGTACTATTGTAAACAAACAAAAAGACAATTAA